One segment of Ziziphus jujuba cultivar Dongzao chromosome 12, ASM3175591v1 DNA contains the following:
- the LOC125418712 gene encoding probable WRKY transcription factor 3 codes for MAGNADRPPSSKSSPPSKSSSSSAAPSRPTIALPPRSSFEALFNGGGGGGVGGPGMGFSPGPMTLVSNFFAENDEFKSFSQLLAGAMASPAARPNFQSPPEDQTSGDGSKGGDYDFQFKQSRPSGLMITQSPVFSVPPGLSPVGLLDSPGQGPFGMTHQQVLAQVTARAAQGHPNMHIQTDYSTSISAAPSTSLTQLPAFTTSTTTCQEMPSLVPDSSIAVKESSDVSQPDQRSQSSSFTVDKPNDDGYNWRKYGQKQVKGSEFPRSYYKCTHPSCPVKKKVERSLDGQVTEIIYKGQHNHQRPPPNKRAKDVGNPNGNLNIQGNPTFTSQVHGESVSKSNEGSIVCSLSRKEQESSQATHDQISGTSDSEEVGDAETGVAEKDEDEPEPKRRSTEVRYSEPASSHRTVAEPRIIVQTTSEVDLLDDGYRWRKYGQKVVKGNPYPRSYYKCTTPDCNVRKHVERASTDIKAVITTYEGKHNHDVPAAKTSSHHTANNNASNQRFHNTGTQNHGSFNKMGLSNNDEQPIGRLRLKEEQIT; via the exons ATGGCTGGGAACGCGGACCGACCACCGTCATCAAAATCATCGCCACCGTCAAAGTCGTCTTCATCGTCGGCTGCTCCTTCACGGCCTACGATCGCCCTACCACCGCGGTCTTCTTTCGAAGCTCTCTtcaatggtggtggtggtggtggtgttggtGGTCCAGGCATGGGTTTCAGTCCAGGTCCCATGACTTTGGTCTCCAACTTCTTCGCTGAGAACGATGAGTTCAAGTCATTTTCTCAACTCCTCGCCGGTGCCATGGCATCTCCGGCGGCCAGACCGAACTTCCAATCCCCACCGGAAGACCAAACTTCCGGTGACGGCTCCAAAGGTGGAGATTACGATTTCCAGTTCAAGCAGAGCAGGCCGTCGGGTTTGATGATTACGCAGTCGCCGGTGTTCTCGGTCCCTCCGGGGTTGAGCCCCGTTGGCTTGCTCGACTCGCCGGGTCAG GGACCCTTTGGAATGACCCACCAGCAGGTGCTAGCACAGGTGACAGCTCGGGCAGCACAAGGCCATCCCAATATGCATATCCAAACTGACTATTCAACATCTATATCAGCAGCTCCTTCTACATCATTGACGCAGCTTCCAGCCTTTACTACAAGTACAACCACATGCCAGGAGATGCCATCTTTAGTTCCCGACTCCAGCATTGCAGTTAAGGAATCCTCTGATGTCTCTCAACCAGATCAGAGATCCCAGTCGTCCTCATTTACTGTTGATAAGCCTAATGATGATGGCTACAACTGGCGAAAATATGGGCAGAAGCAAGTGAAAGGCAGTGAATTTCCTCGAAGTTATTACAAATGTACACATCCAAGTTGTCCTGTCAAGAAGAAGGTTGAGCGCTCTCTTGATGGCCAAGTAACTGAAATAATATACAAGGGTCAGCACAACCATCAACGTCCTCCACCCAACAAACGTGCGAAGGATGTTGGAAATCCAAATGGGAATTTAAATATTCAGGGGAACCCCACCTTTACTTCTCAAGTTCATGGTGAGAGTGTTAGCAAATCAAACGAAGGGTCAATTGTTTGTTCATTGTCCAGGAAGGAGCAGGAATCTAGCCAAGCAACACATGATCAAATATCTGGGACTAGTGACAGTGAGGAAGTAGGAGATGCTGAAACTGGTGTAGCAGAAAAGGATGAAGATGAACCCGAACCCAAGAGAAG AAGTACAGAAGTCAGGTATTCGGAGCCAGCTTCTTCACATAGGACTGTCGCAGAGCCGAGGATCATTGTACAGACAACTAGTGAAGTTGATCTGTTAGACGATGGCTACAGATGGCGCAAGTATGGGCAGAAAGTTGTGAAAGGCAATCCTTATCCAAG GAGCTACTACAAATGCACAACACCAGATTGCAATGTTCGCAAGCATGTTGAGAGGGCATCGACGGATATAAAAGCTGTGATAACAACATATGAGGGAAAGCATAATCATGATGTACCAGCTGCCAAAACTAGTAGCCACCACACAGCTAACAATAATGCATCAAATCAAAGATTTCATAACACAGGAACACAGAACCATGGCTCGTTTAACAAGATGGGTCTCAGCAACAATGATGAGCAGCCTATAGGACGTTTACGGTTAAAAGAAGAACAGATAACATAA